A portion of the Planctomicrobium piriforme genome contains these proteins:
- a CDS encoding proton-conducting transporter transmembrane domain-containing protein encodes MMIERVYFILGVCSVAAPLLLVTVLGGSTLVNRHLSERTTARLTQLVGFIGFIACVSILGTMLARGDRRVPIELGNWVVLPDPHFHFHFTIKLVFDRLSVPFAILTFVLCEVIAAFGRNYLHRESGYQRFFLLFSLFQMGMILTAVAGTIETLFAGWELVGLSSALLVAFFQTRPGPVRNGLRVWMVYRVADAAFLLAAIALHHLTGEGDFDKLTGTALHPWPEGISSVTAPGQALFVGLLLLVAAAGKSALIPFSGWLPRAMEGPTPSSAIFYGALSVHLGAYLLLRVSPLLTVTPWLWGTVIALGLLTTAFAAITETVQTDIKAALSYASLTQIGLIVAEIGLGAGIGGKIGILIWYFALMHMIGHACLRTLQFLRAPSLLRDYGQLENAIGSRLQPNTGSWEPQLPVGMRNRVYRMAMERGYLDPLLTNLIVTPFLKLFRKCDSLERKWASLLQGPVPASPHHSEPITQAVEQLP; translated from the coding sequence ATGATGATCGAACGCGTCTACTTCATTCTGGGGGTCTGCTCGGTGGCCGCGCCCTTGCTGCTGGTGACGGTGCTGGGCGGTTCGACTCTCGTGAACCGGCATTTGTCTGAGCGGACCACCGCCCGGCTGACGCAGCTCGTCGGATTCATCGGCTTTATTGCCTGCGTTTCCATTCTCGGCACGATGCTGGCGCGGGGCGATCGACGCGTGCCGATCGAACTCGGCAACTGGGTCGTGTTGCCTGATCCACACTTCCATTTTCATTTCACGATCAAGCTCGTCTTCGACCGCTTGTCGGTGCCGTTCGCGATTCTGACGTTCGTCCTCTGCGAAGTGATCGCGGCCTTCGGGCGAAACTATCTGCATCGCGAGTCGGGCTATCAGCGGTTCTTCCTGCTGTTCTCCCTGTTTCAAATGGGCATGATCCTCACCGCAGTGGCCGGGACAATTGAGACCCTCTTTGCCGGTTGGGAACTCGTGGGTCTGTCTTCGGCGCTATTGGTTGCCTTCTTCCAGACGCGACCCGGCCCGGTGCGGAACGGCCTACGGGTATGGATGGTCTATCGAGTGGCCGATGCGGCGTTCCTGCTCGCTGCTATCGCGCTGCATCATCTGACGGGCGAGGGAGATTTTGACAAACTGACCGGCACGGCTTTGCATCCCTGGCCGGAAGGAATTTCGAGCGTCACTGCGCCCGGTCAGGCATTGTTTGTTGGTCTGCTGTTATTGGTTGCCGCAGCTGGCAAGTCGGCTCTGATTCCTTTCTCTGGCTGGCTGCCGCGGGCGATGGAAGGGCCGACTCCTTCCAGCGCCATCTTCTATGGGGCTTTGTCGGTTCACCTGGGAGCGTACTTGCTCTTGCGTGTTTCTCCGTTGCTGACGGTGACTCCCTGGCTGTGGGGAACAGTCATCGCGCTTGGCTTGCTGACCACCGCGTTCGCGGCCATCACAGAAACGGTCCAAACCGACATCAAAGCCGCGCTGTCGTATGCGTCGTTGACGCAGATCGGACTAATCGTCGCCGAGATTGGGCTCGGAGCCGGGATCGGCGGTAAGATCGGCATCCTGATCTGGTACTTTGCGCTGATGCACATGATCGGCCACGCCTGCCTGCGAACCTTGCAATTCCTGCGGGCTCCCTCGCTGTTGCGAGACTACGGCCAACTGGAGAATGCCATCGGCTCGCGCCTGCAACCCAACACGGGAAGCTGGGAACCGCAGCTGCCTGTCGGAATGCGAAATCGCGTGTACCGCATGGCGATGGAACGGGGCTATCTCGACCCGCTATTGACCAATCTCATTGTGACGCCGTTTCTGAAGCTCTTCCGCAAATGCGACTCCCTCGAACGCAAATGGGCCAGCCTGCTGCAGGGACCGGTGCCTGCCAGCCCGCATCACAGTGAACCGATCACCCAGGCGGTCGAACAACTTCCATGA